AAAAGGTTCAGGTAATCTGCGTTCTCTATGATCTCGATATCAGTGGGAAAGCCTTTCAATAGCCTTTCCGCTTTGCTTCTCTTGCCCATTCGCCGAAGTGTCATGTAATGCCAATACGTGGTAGCAACCCGCATGTCATTGTTCTTCGAGACCATTTGACAATTCTCATATGCTTTGAGCGCCTTGCCGAAATGACCCTTCAAATAGTATGCGAGGCCGAGGTGATACCAGATATTCGACTGCAGGGTGCTTGTCGGGATGTTCCTGGCATTCGGCATCCCGTCGGGTTCGATCTCGTCAGGCTTACCCTTTATCAAAGCCGCTGCTTTTTCGAAGTCCTTTATCGCATCGTCAAAACATCTGATCGTTATGTAACGATGCCCGCGGTGGCGGTAAAACCGCGCATCTTTCGGAAACCGCTCGATAGCTTTCGAAAACACCCCGATCGCGTCTTTGTATCGGCCAAGATATGCGACGCGTCGGCCGACCCAGATCAGATTGTCGGCGGTCGGTTCGGCCTCGTATCTGAGGGTCGCAGCCTCGATATTTTTGACATTCTCGGCCTTTGCATCGACACTCATCGATGGAGCGACGACCTTAGCATTTTCCGGGCAGTTCTGTGCAAATACGGAGACTGCTGAGACTAGAAGCGCGATGATCATGCCTGGAATTTTCATGGCCAAGATTTTAACAGCAAAGTCACACCTCGGGGAAATGCGATGCCGTCGGGGCTTTGCGTTCTGTGCGGCTTCGCGTGAAAATACAGGCTCACGAATTTTATGAACGCTCTGAGGTCGAACGCATTTATGTCCAACTCTTCATTTACATTCTCACTCCCTGAATCGATCGAAGCGGCCGTTGGGGCTGAGATCGCGGCATGGCGATCGGCCGACAAGATCGCTCGGATCTGGGCAAAGGACGCCGGCGTATGGACATCGTCCGGCGAAGAAAAATGGCTCGGGTGGCTGGATATCGTCGACCGCGAACTCGATGACCTCGAAAAGTATCGTGCCTTGCAGGCCGATCTCGCCGATGCGGGTTTTGAAGACATCCTGCTGATGGGAATGGGCGGTTCGTCGCTTTGCCCCGAGGTCCTCGCAATGACCTTCGGGGTCAAGAATTTCCACATTCTCGACTCGACCGTGCCGGCGCAAGTGAAAGCGATCGAAGAAAAGCTCGATCTCGCCAAAACCCTTTTCATCGTTGCGAGCAAATCGGGCTCGACTCTCGAACCGAATTGTTTCAAACAGTACTTCTTTGACCGCGTTTCAAAGATCAGCGGTGATCCGGGCAAGCAGTTCGTCGCCATCACAGACCCTGGTTCGAAGATGGAAGCGGTCGCACGCGAAGACGGATTCCGCCATATAATCTACGGCGAACCCACGGTCGGCGGACGATTTTCGGCGCTGTCGCCATTCGGTATGACCGCGGCGGCCGCAATGGGGCTTGATGTCGCACGGCTCCTCATCGGCGCGAAAGAAATGGCCCGATCTTGCCGAGAGAGCGACGTTTCAGAGAATCCTTCGGCCCTGCTCGGCCTGATCCTCGGAGTTTGCCATGAGCACGGTCGCGACAAACTGACGATCTTGACCTCGCCTGATATCCACGACATTGGTGCCTGGATGGAGCAGCTGATCGCCGAATCGACGGGCAAGAACGGCGTGGCGATCATACCGGTCGATCGTGAGCCGGCCCAACCGGCGGTCAGCTATGGCGTTGACCGCGTTTTCGTTCATGTTACTCTAGCCGATTCGCAAAGTAATGCTGATCTTGCCGAGCTGCGGGCATCGGGCCACCCGGTGATCGAGATCGTCATGAACGATCGAAACGATATCGGTGCCGAGTTCTTTCGATGGGAATTTGCGACCGCCGTAGCAGGTAGCGTAATGGGCATCAACCCTTTCGATCAGCCCGACGTGGAATCTGCAAAGATCGAGGCCCGAAAGATCACCGAACAGTATGAGGTGACCGGTGAATTACCGGCTGAGACACCGTTTTTCGAGCAGGACGGGATCAAGCTCTTTACATCCGAAGCGTATGCGGCACGGTTGCGAGAAATGGTCGATGAGCCCGATTTGGACGATTATCTTTCTGCACATTTTTCGAATACAGAGGACGGCGACTATTTCGCGGTGCTCGGTTACGTCGAGATGAACGATCAGAATGAAGACCTATTGCAGTCGATCAGGAAACGAATCCTCGAGTCGCGGCTCGTCGCCACATGTCTCGGATTCGGACCTCGATTCCTGCACTCGACCGGACAGGCATACAAAGGCGGAGCTAATAACGGCGTCTTTCTCCAAATAACCTCAGACGACGTAGTTGAACTGCCGGTTCCCGGGCAGAAGTATTCGTTTGGCGTGGTAAGGGCCGCTCAGGCCCGCGGCGATTTCCAGGTTCTGCTCGACCGCGGCCGCCGTGCATTGAGGGTTCATCTTGGGACCGACGTTGCCGAAGGTCTGCGTCGACTAGGTTCGCTTCGAACGGTCTGACCCGTCCAGGATTCATTATTCGATCGCGATGAAATCGACTCCTGCGAGATCGTTGTCTACCCGGAGCACGATCGATGCCGGATCAAAAATGGACCGTTTAGATGCGGCTTCGATCGTATACGTCTCGCCTGCCCGCAATCCTTCAAAAAGATAGTAACCAAAGGCGTTCGTGTTCAAAGTTCTGACCGCGCCGTTGATACCGCTTATCGAGATCCTTGCACCGGCGATCGCACGTCCGTCTGATGTCAATACTCGGCCGCCGACCGAAACCGATGCCGCTGTCGGAGCAACGCGGGCGATACCGCTGGCAACAAGAGCGAAATCGGCATCGATAACGCCGGGCGTTTCAAGACGCGCATCCTGATTGATCTCGGCTGCAACGACGTCGACCCTCCAGGTTCCGGCGATCGGTGCTTCGATAAAAACGTTCTCGACCGTATCGATGCTGTTAGCATTTCCATCGGGCACGGACCACATTCCCTGCCCGACACCGAGACCGTTATTCCCGCGATAGACCGTTCCGTCGGGCGCTGTCACGGTCAGGTTCAGATCGTTGATCCTTGCGACCGAGGAGGCCGGATTACCCATCGGGTCGGCGAACGCCATAGTGACCTTGAGCGGGTCGGACGAATCCGGCGGAACGGTGACGTAGTACGTTTTGGACTGCAGCGTCGTCAGAACGTCTTGCTCGTCGACTATCAGCATCTTTTCGCGAAGACCGTAAAGGTTCGCGATACTCACGCGGCCGAAGCCCTGGTTGACGCGCCGGACGTCAGTTCCGGCGATCGTCATATCCCATTGAATGGCCGTATTGATCATTATCGCCTTTGCCGTCATCATATGCGGCCGGCTTTCGAAAACGGTCGCACCGGTCGCGTTGTCGAACGCTCCGCTGTGCCACATCTGATAAAAAAGGCCAAAGTGACCTGCGGTTATCGGGGTTGCCGCGCTCGTCCCGCCAAAATCCAGAACGTAATTGCTGTTGCTTGCGTTGGCGGTCGTATGGATGGCGTCGTTGAAATGGGCGAGATCCGGTTTTATCCGTCCGTCAGAGGCCGGCCCGATCGAAGCCGCGCCTGCCCATCTGTCATCATTGGAACCGGCGGTCCCGAAATGTCTGATGCCGCCGACGGACACTGCGTTCTTTGCCCATGCCTGCGGCCGCGAACTTCGTGTTCCGGTGTTGCTCTGCGAATTGAGAACGAGAATGTCGTTTCGAAAAATGATGTCGTCAAATTCCGCAGCGATCGTGTTGTAGTTCTGCGTCAAGC
The DNA window shown above is from Chloracidobacterium sp. and carries:
- a CDS encoding tetratricopeptide repeat protein, with translation MKIPGMIIALLVSAVSVFAQNCPENAKVVAPSMSVDAKAENVKNIEAATLRYEAEPTADNLIWVGRRVAYLGRYKDAIGVFSKAIERFPKDARFYRHRGHRYITIRCFDDAIKDFEKAAALIKGKPDEIEPDGMPNARNIPTSTLQSNIWYHLGLAYYLKGHFGKALKAYENCQMVSKNNDMRVATTYWHYMTLRRMGKRSKAERLLKGFPTDIEIIENADYLNLLKLNKGEARAENLLSTIRGDANTLGSASLGYGIGNYFLYNGDMEKAVTIFRQIVAGNQWSSFGFIAAEAELGRQPGEQ
- a CDS encoding bifunctional transaldolase/phosoglucose isomerase encodes the protein MSNSSFTFSLPESIEAAVGAEIAAWRSADKIARIWAKDAGVWTSSGEEKWLGWLDIVDRELDDLEKYRALQADLADAGFEDILLMGMGGSSLCPEVLAMTFGVKNFHILDSTVPAQVKAIEEKLDLAKTLFIVASKSGSTLEPNCFKQYFFDRVSKISGDPGKQFVAITDPGSKMEAVAREDGFRHIIYGEPTVGGRFSALSPFGMTAAAAMGLDVARLLIGAKEMARSCRESDVSENPSALLGLILGVCHEHGRDKLTILTSPDIHDIGAWMEQLIAESTGKNGVAIIPVDREPAQPAVSYGVDRVFVHVTLADSQSNADLAELRASGHPVIEIVMNDRNDIGAEFFRWEFATAVAGSVMGINPFDQPDVESAKIEARKITEQYEVTGELPAETPFFEQDGIKLFTSEAYAARLREMVDEPDLDDYLSAHFSNTEDGDYFAVLGYVEMNDQNEDLLQSIRKRILESRLVATCLGFGPRFLHSTGQAYKGGANNGVFLQITSDDVVELPVPGQKYSFGVVRAAQARGDFQVLLDRGRRALRVHLGTDVAEGLRRLGSLRTV
- a CDS encoding S8 family serine peptidase — protein: MTAKVRFVFSLSLLFILTFVGAAVFSDELVIARRALLPPGPGSGDPGRRDIRVIDIPVSGGKALLWREDDANGGVIDRYALSLNGNEISTIRETDYEIKLRYTHFDPLTDPPDVEHNLRAFDPEAEHRSAYIVQFVTQPLDEYRDAINELGGRVFIYLSEHAHIVQMDDKTRSQVEQLPFVRWVGRYHPAYKIDPELLSPLGRGQLTTRRYNIMVLERGGEMHRVVAERIRTKGGDVHTILPDGFRLEATLDPNQLIDIAHDENVLFIDQWSAAESDMDIVRTTSGAAQLETIEGFRGEGVRAEVADNGLRQTHTDFQSGLPPLIHNSANTNEPNNHGTSTYGILFGRGTVNSSARGMLPEAQGIFADYDFMTDRYAHTARLNQPPYNAVFQSNSWGNGLTQNYNTIAAEFDDIIFRNDILVLNSQSNTGTRSSRPQAWAKNAVSVGGIRHFGTAGSNDDRWAGAASIGPASDGRIKPDLAHFNDAIHTTANASNSNYVLDFGGTSAATPITAGHFGLFYQMWHSGAFDNATGATVFESRPHMMTAKAIMINTAIQWDMTIAGTDVRRVNQGFGRVSIANLYGLREKMLIVDEQDVLTTLQSKTYYVTVPPDSSDPLKVTMAFADPMGNPASSVARINDLNLTVTAPDGTVYRGNNGLGVGQGMWSVPDGNANSIDTVENVFIEAPIAGTWRVDVVAAEINQDARLETPGVIDADFALVASGIARVAPTAASVSVGGRVLTSDGRAIAGARISISGINGAVRTLNTNAFGYYLFEGLRAGETYTIEAASKRSIFDPASIVLRVDNDLAGVDFIAIE